In Paenibacillus ihbetae, the following are encoded in one genomic region:
- a CDS encoding glycosyltransferase family 2 protein: MTDAIFIALQLFLAAVGVYQFVFSLFGLIKRKKKKHFAPNKSFAVLVAAHNEEQVVGALMENLKQLNYPKELYDVFVICDNCTDRTAEIVRSHGMNACVRTNQNLRGKGYAIEWMLKELWAMPRQYDAVVMFDADNLADPNFLIEMNNDLCSGAKVIQGYIDTKNPEDSWITAAYGVSYWYINRLWQLSRHNLNMANFLGGTGMCFETNLLKEIGWGATSLVEDLEFTMRSVMRGVYPKFNYDAKVFDEKPLTFKASARQRLRWMQGHFTVARRYFFPLLWRAIKERSIVKLDLALYGVNVYIVLLTFVLTAIIWVDNSFFDGPNIANLYGLLPIWLSFTAIAANVFTFMIAMILEKVKFKKVYMYLILFPIYLLSWYPITVYAFFTQNNKTWSHTEHTRVVRLEEVQSKQG; this comes from the coding sequence ATGACAGACGCCATCTTTATCGCGCTCCAATTATTTTTGGCCGCGGTGGGTGTGTACCAGTTCGTATTCTCTTTGTTTGGTCTGATCAAGAGAAAAAAGAAAAAGCACTTTGCACCGAATAAATCCTTTGCAGTCCTTGTGGCTGCGCACAACGAAGAGCAGGTTGTCGGGGCTCTCATGGAGAACCTGAAGCAGCTCAATTATCCGAAGGAGCTGTACGATGTATTCGTTATCTGCGACAACTGTACAGACCGCACAGCCGAAATCGTCCGTTCGCATGGGATGAATGCGTGCGTGCGCACGAATCAGAATCTCCGCGGAAAAGGGTATGCCATCGAGTGGATGCTCAAAGAGCTCTGGGCGATGCCTCGCCAGTACGATGCGGTCGTCATGTTTGACGCCGACAATTTGGCGGACCCGAATTTCCTGATCGAAATGAATAACGATCTTTGCTCGGGAGCGAAGGTCATCCAGGGATATATCGATACCAAGAACCCTGAGGATTCCTGGATCACAGCCGCTTACGGCGTATCCTACTGGTATATCAACCGTCTGTGGCAGCTGTCCCGCCACAATTTGAATATGGCCAACTTCCTCGGCGGCACCGGCATGTGCTTCGAGACCAATCTCCTGAAGGAGATTGGCTGGGGAGCTACAAGCTTGGTCGAGGACTTGGAGTTCACGATGCGCAGCGTGATGCGCGGCGTTTATCCGAAGTTCAACTACGACGCCAAAGTGTTCGACGAAAAGCCGCTGACGTTCAAGGCTTCGGCCAGACAGCGTCTGCGCTGGATGCAGGGCCACTTCACGGTTGCCCGCCGTTATTTCTTCCCGCTGCTGTGGCGCGCTATTAAGGAGCGCAGCATCGTGAAGCTCGACTTGGCGCTGTATGGGGTCAACGTGTATATCGTCCTGCTGACGTTTGTATTGACCGCCATCATTTGGGTCGACAACTCGTTCTTTGACGGTCCGAATATCGCGAACCTATACGGGCTTTTGCCGATCTGGCTGAGCTTTACGGCGATTGCGGCGAACGTGTTCACCTTCATGATCGCCATGATCCTGGAGAAGGTGAAGTTCAAGAAGGTATACATGTACCTCATTCTGTTCCCGATCTATCTGCTGTCTTGGTACCCGATTACCGTCTATGCCTTCTTCACGCAGAATAACAAAACATGGAGCCATACCGAGCATACGCGGGTCGTTCGGCTTGAAGAAGTGCAGAGCAAGCAAGGCTAA